The following are encoded together in the Notolabrus celidotus isolate fNotCel1 chromosome 9, fNotCel1.pri, whole genome shotgun sequence genome:
- the LOC117818973 gene encoding protein HIRA isoform X1, which translates to MDVAWSPHDVWLASCSVDNTIVIWNARKFPEMVTCLRGHTGLVKGLTWDPVGKYIASQADDHSLKVWRTVDWQMDANITKPFSECGGTTHVLRLSWSPDGQYLVSAHAMNNSGPTAQIVERDGWKTNMDFVGHRKAVTVVKFNPKIFKKKQKNGSAPKPGCPYCCCAVGSKDRSLSVWLTSLKRPLVVIHDLFDKSIMDISWTLTGLGMLVCSMDGTVAYLDFSLDELGDPLSEEEKNSIHQNIYGKSLAITSTEAQLSTTIIENPEMLKYQQERQNSAQANAGPGSMGAESSAPKLNSVMNGESLEDIRKNLLKKQVETRTADGRRRITPLCIAQLDTGDFSPALFNSAPILPSGSSMSIQLTSQLSSDSSPGQASSLGLRPGHDSMLTSPPPGSSNKEDIKDGVKSCLLLTSASKIEPMKALDSRFTERSKATPGVTITHTAGLTPLDGRPKDGLSALKDIKSKEDTSSDSEDKMATINKNLSFSKRKPELLMDGAEVVEKKKKGRPRKEKMAATISQPFTQVERGTEKVTPPAEREPSRVAALPPPVAALKLPTPSIKKAFSLQVSMDPAVILEVENEVSSVAGSKLSQLRCSRDGRDWNTLLPCSVVTAAGSSDVIAAVSQDRMLSVFSSCGRRLLPPIQLATPVSALHCSAHFVMVLTAGATLSVWDVQKQKALVKNESLATILTGADTTVSQSLLTQQGVPVIGLSNGKSYCFSSSLETWTLIADKGDSLVQCADFRSCLPTHDAPVSSGPLAVMQGRNLNAGRLASRLSSTPHHLQQSMTLAFLENQLASALTLQSSHEYRYWLLIYARFLVNEGSEFRLRELCQELLGPVHKSATTSWEPTTLGLRKRELLREVLPVIGENLRFQRLFTEYQDQLELLRNK; encoded by the exons ATGGACGTGGCGTGGTCTCCTCACGACGTGTGGCTCGCCTCCTGCAGCGTGGACAACACCATCGTCATCTGGAACGCTCGCAAGTTTCCAG AGATGGTGACGTGTCTGCGAGGTCACACCGGGCTGGTTAAAGGTCTGACGTGGGACCCGGTGGGGAAGTACATCGCCTCTCAGGCTGACGACCACAGCCTCAAAGTGTGGCGGACGGTGGACTGGCAGATGGACGCCAACATCACCAAACCCTTCAGcgag tgtggAGGGACGACCCACGTCCTGCGTCTGTCCTGGTCTCCAGACGGTCAGTACCTGGTGTCGGCTCACGCCATGAACAACTCCGGCCCCACGGCTCAGATCGTGGAGCGAGACGGCTGGAAGACGAACATGGACTTTGTGGGTCACCGTAAAGCTGTGACTGTGGTG aaATTCAACCCAAAGATCTttaagaagaagcagaagaacgGCAGCGCCCCTAAACCCGGCTGTCCGTACTGCTGCTGCGCTGTGGGCAGTAAAGACCGGTCGCTCTCCGTCTGG CTGACCTCTCTGAAGCGCCCCCTGGTGGTCATCCATGACCTGTTTGATAAATCCATCATGGACATCTCCTG gacCCTGACCGGTCTGGGGATGTTGGTGTGTTCGATGGATGGCACCGTGGCCTACCTGGACTTCTCATTGGATGAGTTAGGAGATCCTCTGAGCGAGGAGGAGAAG AACAGCATCCACCAGAACATCTACGGTAAGAGTCTGGCTATAACCAGCACAGAGGCCCAGCTCTCCACCACCATCATCGAGAACCCAGAGATGCTCAAATACCAGCAGGAGCGGCAGAACTCGGCCCAGGCCAACGCGGGACCCGGGAGCATGGGGGCCGAGTCCTCTGCTCCAAAACTCAACAGCGTGATGAACGGGGAGTCTCTGGAAGACATCAGGAAG AACCTTCTGAAGAAGCAGGTGGAAACAAGAACAGCAGACGGCAGGAGACGAATCACGCCGCTCTGCATCGCTCAGCTGGATACGGG GGATTTCTCTCCGGCTCTGTTCAACAGCGCTCCCATCCTGCCCTCCGGCTCCTCCATGTCCATCCAGCTCACCTCCCAGCTCAGCTCCGACTCCAGCCCTGGACAGGCCTCCTCTCTGGGGCTCCGGCCAGGCCACGACTCCATGCTCACCTCGCCTCCACCCGGCAGCTCCAACAAGGAGGACATCAAGGACGG cgtGAAGTCGTGTCTGCTGCTGACGTCTGCCTCCAAGATCGAGCCCATGAAAGCTTTGGACTCCAGGTTCACAGAGAGGTCAAAGGCCACACCAGGGGTCACCATCACACATACGGCTGGACTCACACCTCTGGACGG GCGGCCAAAAGACGGCCTCTCCGCCCTGAAGGACATCAAATCCAAAGAGGACACCAGCAGCGACAGCGAGGACAAGATGGCCACCATCAACAAAAACCTGTCGTTCAGCAAGAGGAAACCCGAGCTGCTGATGGACGGAGCGGAGGtggtggagaagaagaagaagggacgGCCTAGGAAAGAAAAGATGGCCGCTACGATTTCACAACCCTTCACTCAGGTAGAGAGAGGGACGGAAAAG gtgactcctcctgcagagcgggAACCCAGCAGGGTGGCAGCTCTTCCACCTCCTGTCGCTGCTCTCAAACTACCTACACCCAGTATAAAGAAGGCCTTCAGTCTGCAG gtgagCATGGACCCCGCAGTGATCCTGGAGGTGGAGAACGAGGTTTCTTCGGTTGCCGGTTCGAAGCTCAGTCAGCTGCGATGCTCCAGAGACGGACGGGACTGGAACACGCTGCTGCCCTGCTCGGTGGTCACGGCAGCAGGGAGCAG tgACGTCATCGCCGCCGTCAGTCAGGACAGGATGTTGTCCGTGTTCTCTTCCTGTGGGCGGCGGCTCCTCCCACCCATCCAGCTGGCCACACCCGTGTCTGCTCTGCACTGCTCCGCCCACTTTGTCATGGTCCTGACCGCTGGAGCCACGCTGTCCGTCTG GGACGTCCAGAAGCAGAAGGCTCTGGTGAAGAACGAGTCTCTGGCAACTATTTTAACAG gtgctgACACCACAGTGTCTCAGTCTCTGCTGACTCAGCAGGGAGTCCCCGTCATCGGTCTGTCCAACGGGAAGTCGTACTGCTTCAGCTCGTCGTTGGAGACATG GACTCTGATCGCAGACAAAGGAGACTCTCTGGTCCAGTGTGCCGACTTCAGGAGCTGCCTTCCTACCCATGATGCACCTGTGTCCTCGGGGCCGCTGGCTGTCATGCAGGGACGCAACCTCAA CGCCGGTCGCCTGGCGTCCCGCCTCTCCTCCACCCCGCAccacctgcagcagagcatgACGCTCGCCTTCCTGGAGAACCAGCTGGCGTCTGCTCTGACGCTGCAGTCTTCGCACGAGTACCGCTACTGGCTGCTCATCTACGCCCGATTCCTCGTCAACGAAG GCTCAGAGTTTCGTCTCAGAGAGCTCTGTCAGGAGCTGCTCGGTCCGGTCCACAAATCAGCGACGACGTCCTGGGAGCCGACCACTCTG GGTCTACGTAAGCGTGAGTTACTGCGGGAGGTTTTACCCGTCATCGGTGAGAACCTGCGATTCCAGAGACTGTTCACGGAGTACCAGGACCAGCTGGAGCTGCTACGCAACAAATAA
- the LOC117818973 gene encoding protein HIRA isoform X2 codes for MDVAWSPHDVWLASCSVDNTIVIWNARKFPEMVTCLRGHTGLVKGLTWDPVGKYIASQADDHSLKVWRTVDWQMDANITKPFSECGGTTHVLRLSWSPDGQYLVSAHAMNNSGPTAQIVERDGWKTNMDFVGHRKAVTVVKFNPKIFKKKQKNGSAPKPGCPYCCCAVGSKDRSLSVWLTSLKRPLVVIHDLFDKSIMDISWTLTGLGMLVCSMDGTVAYLDFSLDELGDPLSEEEKNSIHQNIYGKSLAITSTEAQLSTTIIENPEMLKYQQERQNSAQANAGPGSMGAESSAPKLNSVMNGESLEDIRKNLLKKQVETRTADGRRRITPLCIAQLDTGDFSPALFNSAPILPSGSSMSIQLTSQLSSDSSPGQASSLGLRPGHDSMLTSPPPGSSNKEDIKDGVKSCLLLTSASKIEPMKALDSRFTERSKATPGVTITHTAGLTPLDGRPKDGLSALKDIKSKEDTSSDSEDKMATINKNLSFSKRKPELLMDGAEVVEKKKKGRPRKEKMAATISQPFTQVTPPAEREPSRVAALPPPVAALKLPTPSIKKAFSLQVSMDPAVILEVENEVSSVAGSKLSQLRCSRDGRDWNTLLPCSVVTAAGSSDVIAAVSQDRMLSVFSSCGRRLLPPIQLATPVSALHCSAHFVMVLTAGATLSVWDVQKQKALVKNESLATILTGADTTVSQSLLTQQGVPVIGLSNGKSYCFSSSLETWTLIADKGDSLVQCADFRSCLPTHDAPVSSGPLAVMQGRNLNAGRLASRLSSTPHHLQQSMTLAFLENQLASALTLQSSHEYRYWLLIYARFLVNEGSEFRLRELCQELLGPVHKSATTSWEPTTLGLRKRELLREVLPVIGENLRFQRLFTEYQDQLELLRNK; via the exons ATGGACGTGGCGTGGTCTCCTCACGACGTGTGGCTCGCCTCCTGCAGCGTGGACAACACCATCGTCATCTGGAACGCTCGCAAGTTTCCAG AGATGGTGACGTGTCTGCGAGGTCACACCGGGCTGGTTAAAGGTCTGACGTGGGACCCGGTGGGGAAGTACATCGCCTCTCAGGCTGACGACCACAGCCTCAAAGTGTGGCGGACGGTGGACTGGCAGATGGACGCCAACATCACCAAACCCTTCAGcgag tgtggAGGGACGACCCACGTCCTGCGTCTGTCCTGGTCTCCAGACGGTCAGTACCTGGTGTCGGCTCACGCCATGAACAACTCCGGCCCCACGGCTCAGATCGTGGAGCGAGACGGCTGGAAGACGAACATGGACTTTGTGGGTCACCGTAAAGCTGTGACTGTGGTG aaATTCAACCCAAAGATCTttaagaagaagcagaagaacgGCAGCGCCCCTAAACCCGGCTGTCCGTACTGCTGCTGCGCTGTGGGCAGTAAAGACCGGTCGCTCTCCGTCTGG CTGACCTCTCTGAAGCGCCCCCTGGTGGTCATCCATGACCTGTTTGATAAATCCATCATGGACATCTCCTG gacCCTGACCGGTCTGGGGATGTTGGTGTGTTCGATGGATGGCACCGTGGCCTACCTGGACTTCTCATTGGATGAGTTAGGAGATCCTCTGAGCGAGGAGGAGAAG AACAGCATCCACCAGAACATCTACGGTAAGAGTCTGGCTATAACCAGCACAGAGGCCCAGCTCTCCACCACCATCATCGAGAACCCAGAGATGCTCAAATACCAGCAGGAGCGGCAGAACTCGGCCCAGGCCAACGCGGGACCCGGGAGCATGGGGGCCGAGTCCTCTGCTCCAAAACTCAACAGCGTGATGAACGGGGAGTCTCTGGAAGACATCAGGAAG AACCTTCTGAAGAAGCAGGTGGAAACAAGAACAGCAGACGGCAGGAGACGAATCACGCCGCTCTGCATCGCTCAGCTGGATACGGG GGATTTCTCTCCGGCTCTGTTCAACAGCGCTCCCATCCTGCCCTCCGGCTCCTCCATGTCCATCCAGCTCACCTCCCAGCTCAGCTCCGACTCCAGCCCTGGACAGGCCTCCTCTCTGGGGCTCCGGCCAGGCCACGACTCCATGCTCACCTCGCCTCCACCCGGCAGCTCCAACAAGGAGGACATCAAGGACGG cgtGAAGTCGTGTCTGCTGCTGACGTCTGCCTCCAAGATCGAGCCCATGAAAGCTTTGGACTCCAGGTTCACAGAGAGGTCAAAGGCCACACCAGGGGTCACCATCACACATACGGCTGGACTCACACCTCTGGACGG GCGGCCAAAAGACGGCCTCTCCGCCCTGAAGGACATCAAATCCAAAGAGGACACCAGCAGCGACAGCGAGGACAAGATGGCCACCATCAACAAAAACCTGTCGTTCAGCAAGAGGAAACCCGAGCTGCTGATGGACGGAGCGGAGGtggtggagaagaagaagaagggacgGCCTAGGAAAGAAAAGATGGCCGCTACGATTTCACAACCCTTCACTCAG gtgactcctcctgcagagcgggAACCCAGCAGGGTGGCAGCTCTTCCACCTCCTGTCGCTGCTCTCAAACTACCTACACCCAGTATAAAGAAGGCCTTCAGTCTGCAG gtgagCATGGACCCCGCAGTGATCCTGGAGGTGGAGAACGAGGTTTCTTCGGTTGCCGGTTCGAAGCTCAGTCAGCTGCGATGCTCCAGAGACGGACGGGACTGGAACACGCTGCTGCCCTGCTCGGTGGTCACGGCAGCAGGGAGCAG tgACGTCATCGCCGCCGTCAGTCAGGACAGGATGTTGTCCGTGTTCTCTTCCTGTGGGCGGCGGCTCCTCCCACCCATCCAGCTGGCCACACCCGTGTCTGCTCTGCACTGCTCCGCCCACTTTGTCATGGTCCTGACCGCTGGAGCCACGCTGTCCGTCTG GGACGTCCAGAAGCAGAAGGCTCTGGTGAAGAACGAGTCTCTGGCAACTATTTTAACAG gtgctgACACCACAGTGTCTCAGTCTCTGCTGACTCAGCAGGGAGTCCCCGTCATCGGTCTGTCCAACGGGAAGTCGTACTGCTTCAGCTCGTCGTTGGAGACATG GACTCTGATCGCAGACAAAGGAGACTCTCTGGTCCAGTGTGCCGACTTCAGGAGCTGCCTTCCTACCCATGATGCACCTGTGTCCTCGGGGCCGCTGGCTGTCATGCAGGGACGCAACCTCAA CGCCGGTCGCCTGGCGTCCCGCCTCTCCTCCACCCCGCAccacctgcagcagagcatgACGCTCGCCTTCCTGGAGAACCAGCTGGCGTCTGCTCTGACGCTGCAGTCTTCGCACGAGTACCGCTACTGGCTGCTCATCTACGCCCGATTCCTCGTCAACGAAG GCTCAGAGTTTCGTCTCAGAGAGCTCTGTCAGGAGCTGCTCGGTCCGGTCCACAAATCAGCGACGACGTCCTGGGAGCCGACCACTCTG GGTCTACGTAAGCGTGAGTTACTGCGGGAGGTTTTACCCGTCATCGGTGAGAACCTGCGATTCCAGAGACTGTTCACGGAGTACCAGGACCAGCTGGAGCTGCTACGCAACAAATAA